The Amaranthus tricolor cultivar Red isolate AtriRed21 chromosome 2, ASM2621246v1, whole genome shotgun sequence genome contains the following window.
tcaatacaatcattacttcacactactatttaattaaaataattcccactacaacctcatacttccaatacaatcattacttcatactactatttaattaaaataatacccactataaCCCAAAGAttttatcttccttaatatgtgtgaaaaaacccaaagtgaaagataaaaaaagaacggGAGGAGTATCAATTTTTTTACAACTTTTAATCATACAccgttaaaaatattaataataaaattattaaattgacACATGTCCAGTCAAATAAAACCTTTTTATTGTAAACTTAAAACTTTTTTGCATTTGTGTGTaattttatacttctatttatttaCTTGTATAAAAAGTCACGTCATATTGCATATTTGCAACTTTCTTCACATATCCGCAACTCAATTTGGAAAGAAGAGTTTTCTGAGTACAAGAAATTCTTCAAACTATATACTAttgattttacattttttcaattatatttgCTATATGTATGTCATatgataatttatatttataatcaaTTAAATTAGAGTTATTCAAAAtaccgtttggttagtggtattaaatagtgataatgggaatgatttataatgtaaaatttcgtTAGTAGTTCCATAtcatttccatggtaatgaaattttagtaacaaaaaagttttttttatacaaattttcattattatctATTACCACCTCTTCCAATAGTAATgcttttaaatgaattttatgaagaaaatatgatggttgaagttggacaagcatgaccatcaaggtagccaagagatttttcaaccaaaattacactagtttttcattcccattaccaccgtttattaccacctaccaaacaggCCTTTAGTGACTCGTTATTTATCCGGTTTTATAACTGGACTCGATTTGACCTGATTTTAATggattaataattatgtaaaaatcaacatAGATACAAGACAAGATTTTGAACAGACCCGAAATTTCTAACCCAAAATCGACCTCATGAACGAAATGGAAACCTctttatttattctatttacCCTTACTTTTTGTCATTATTTAAgaataacaattatttttttttctatcaaccaattattttattaatacttGTGTCAAATCAAAATAGTGCaagtattataaaataaatatagtatATCTTTTTAAGTAAGGAGAATCCCAATGTACGGAATCAACTGTTTGGTATGTAATGAAAATCAAACTcttatcataaatcataaatgtGCAAGGAAaagtctttaactattagaccAATTTATGGTTCTCATTTAAACTTGAGATGTTATTATCCATTTTTTTACATGATAGGCTAAAAGAGGAAAATCTTAGGTGGAAATCAAATCTAAAACCTTATTTAAAAAAGTTAGATATTTGCTCTTCAATTGAAACAAAACTTGATTTTCATTATATAATCTTGACGAGTTaaaatatagtattatataataTCCTATTTTTAAACTTGTGCTATAAGtaaatattactattaatagCAAAACTCAACGGAAGAGAATAATGTTGtccatgatttttttttgtttactttactttttgcatacattatagaaaaatataaatattatatgataaaaaaaactttgcATTAAAAAGAGTTTAATAAAATCTcatattaatatctttaatatatattttaaatttaggaGTAAAAAAATAGAGAGAGTATTTTATTTCACTAACGAAAATCACTATTGTGCCTCGTGATTCCTTCCAACTTCCAAGGTAAGATTAATTATATGGAGATTTATGATTCCGTCAATATATATTTGGGAAATTTCATCTGAATATATacaattttgttaaaattttgagacgatttaatataaattaaccCATTATATTTAGtttaaagaaattgaaaaaaaaaaattttcatctaTTTAACCTGCTTGTATGGATTCGTCTCATAGTGAAATGGTCTCACACAAGACTTACcgcatattttttatataaaaacgTTCCACATTTGTTAGTTTTCGCTTTCAACTCATCCTTAATTAATGGCAAGAGCTACTTCCATCTTTTCCCcaaaatacaaaatacaaatcCTAGCTATTGTTCTCCAAAATTTCACCAAATTCTACTTCACAATTGCCATGtggatataaaaaaaattgttggatttttctatatattttatgttttttaatggCTACATTTGAAGTGTAAATAATATTCATTAATTAAACTCATTGTACAATTATTTCAAATGTGTTTAGGAAAACATaatacaaaacataaacaactAGCTTAAACGACAACACATACGATTAACACTTTTAACTGATTAAACAAGTCAACTAAAAAGACTAAGGCGAATAACATCATCAACAACCTAATACCCCACTCGAAAACAGAGTCTAGATGGGGGAAAGTAACAGACAATTCATACTTGTATTCCTTTTAAAGAGAGAACTAGAGGAATGTGGTGAAATTTACCCCCAAGAAGTAAAAGCCTTGCATAAAGAGGAATATAAGTAACATCGTTGCCTGAAGAGTAAAACTATCTGCAGAAAAACAACACTAGCAAAACTAAgtctaaaacaataaaaaaaatataatgagtAGATAAATAAACGAAAACAGAGCGAATAAGAAATAACTAGACACTAAGGCAAGAAGATAACTAAAGAAACTATTAGTAATCCGAAATATGGATTTGACGTCTCCAACTATTTCTATCTCTAATCAAATCTATGGAGAGATAGCTCACTCAAGTTGTTCTTAATTTACTCGATCCACATGTTCTTATCTTTTTCAACTTGTCTTACTCTCCACTTTAATGCTTTTTATCaactgtcttttttttttttttcagatattCAAATCATCTTGCACTCCACTTTGGCCATGAAAATCTCCTAATTATGAGTTTTACCAAaactattaatttaaaaatttctcctcaaaatatatatatatatatatatacatatatatatatatatatatatatatatatatattaaagaaagCTTGAAAGATGTGACGCTCAAACTTATGAAACAACGGGGACCCACAATCCTAGctgtaattatttatatatacttgTGACAATTagtgaaaataataaaagtagaaAAGTGGTTGATAGGGTAGGAGACtatgtttttgttttgatgTGAATCGTGGTGGAAAGTGAATGTGCCCCGTGAGTTTCTGTGTGCTAACTCACACCCTCAGTCTCATGCTTCCTTTcactattttttaaatattttttgtgcACATTAACTTCtacatttcttttttaaatatttaattttcatgctatatttaataatatatttgctCTAGTTTTTATCAGTTGCtatagatatttatattttgtaaggAAAAATATCACTATTCGTAATAACTACTAAATGCCAaaggaagtatatatataataaaaactataaaaattataaaatattagtgttattataagaaaaaacaaagtaatgatttgaattagagttaCTACTAACAGACAATTTTTCGATAGTACTCTAAGTtaacatgattaaaaattataaaatatcaatgttaataatttttaaattaagatgaatcaaacaaaatctcattttATTGTACTTAATATATAGATTACGagcaaaacacaaaataaaaataataaatatataatgtaaaaaATATAGGCTCGAACCTAGGAAGTAACAAGCTAAATGTAATCTAACAGAGGTCATACACAATCGAACACTTTTCATATACCCAAAAGACCGATTTCCAAAACATCACTTGGTTGGGTTGAATAAAGGTCGTTGTTATCATCATACCTATATATATTTGCTTATAGAAGCTAAAAGAAAAGTCTAAGAGCGATAGGAGAGGACATATGATACCTCAAGTAGACTAAATGTGTGTACTATCATTACTTATATACTCTCTGTTTTTTGTATGAGTTGTCGTTTTCCTTTATTTTCTGAATTCTACTTAGTTTTTTATTAGCAAAATACATTATGTATGATAATGACTCATAtactcttttgtttttttattttctgctGAGAAAATGAATCTGAGTTTGCTACTGAGTGTGACGTTAGAGGAGTATATAGTTGATAATACTTATACTTTTCCTAACTACTTCTTCCGATTTCTAACCAAATTGAGTCACTAAGTTGAGTCAAACTTCCCCAATGGATTAAGCTAAAACCCAAGAACAATACTCTACTCTCCACTCTTCACCATTATACTAAAATTTTCATTTCGTTTAGCAATTAGCAATAATAATGCATATTAGATCTTTCCTTTACTTATTAATGAATCACTATAAGATAGTGATTGTTTCATTCTTCTTCTAATGATTTCTCTTGGATCTTCTCTCTTGTCACTTCTTCCCCGATCCATGTCTCTTTCAAATCTAAATCCCCATTTCAGGAATAACccaaaataacaatatttttccATCCAAATCTCACAAAAATGCACttaattttcctattattatgtGTAATCTTACCCTCATCAATGGCGGAAATCAATGATGCAAATGCATTATTAGATTTAAAATCCACAATCGACCCACAAAATAGTCTTCCATGGAACAAAGATTCAGACCCATGTACATGGGAAGGAGTTAAAGAATGTATTAAAGGAAGAGTTTCTAAACTTGTTGTTGAAAACTCTTACCTTACAGGCACCATTAATGGCGGAAAACTTTCTCTACTGAGTCAACTCAGAGTTCTAAGCTTCAAATCCAATAACCTAACCGGTAATATCCCAGATATGTCTAGATTATTCAACCTTAAAGTCCTTTACCTTAATCTTAATGAGTTTACAGGCCCTTTCCCAAATTCTCTCTCCTCACTTCACAGACTTAAAACCATTGTTTTATCGAATAACAAGCTTTCTGGGAAATTACCCAGTTCGATTTCAGAAATTCCCAGATTGTATATGTTGTATTTGGATGGAAATCAGTTTACGGGTGAAATCCCTGAATTGAATCAAACTAGTTTGAAGTTTTTAAATCTGTCGAATAATCGATTTTCAGGGGAAATCCCTAGAACTGTAGCATTATTACAGTTCAATAAATCATCATTTATGAATAATGTAGATCTTTGTGGGGTTCAGATTGAATGTAATCTTGGTCCAGCAATGTCGATTCCGCCATTAAAACGACATCATAATCATCGTTTAAGTCACAAAACGAAAATCATTCTAATTGCAGGAATCTCAGGGGGGATTGCCCTTATACTGATTGGATTAGTATTGGGTATTTTCTTCTGCAAAAGGAGACCCGGAAGATCCGGAAAGAAAAATGGGCGGGTTGAAGAAACGGGTCCATCAGCCTTACCGggtgaagagagagaaaaagggGAACCTtcaggaggagagagaaaaggaGGTGAGTTTGAtagataaattatatttatttgttttttttgcgttgagataaattaatttatttgttttattgctcgtatattttttttaaattttttgactGACTTATATTTATATTAGTGAATTAAATAATCTTCTTAACTAATTAAAAGATGACCAACTCTTTTACAATATTAAAGATATATCTAAAGTGActctttaaaacaattaaaaataaatgttttgatTCTTTACATTTAATTAATGCCTTAAACACTAAATAATTAATACTTTAAAAGGTAATTTTTACTTATTGACggctatttatttattatgttgaaatcgtttttgatttatcttaatacaaaaaatattaatatttatattttataatatttcattaaatttgaattaattttgcAGCAGGATTTTCATGGGAAGGAGACAAAATAGGGAAATTAGTGTTTATAGGAGAAGAagaaatgaattatgatatggAAGATTTATTGAAAGCATCAGCAGAAACATTAGGAAGAGGAAGAATAGGAAGTACATATAAAGCAGTTATGGAATCTGGTTATATTGTTACCGTTAAGAGATTAAAAGATGCAACATACCCAAGATTGGATGAATTTACAAGACATTTGCTTGTTTTAGGGAGATTAAAACATCCAAATATTGTTCCTTTGAGAGCTTATTTTCAAGCTAAAGAAGAAAGACTTTTGGTTTTTGATTATTTTCCTAATGGAAGTTTGTTCTCCCTTCTTCATGgtatgttttcttttctttttctttttttttttttttatcttgctATCTGCCTACCCTATcgtatcatatcatatcattcCAGCCGGTTATATTGGCTTGTTTGACTTTctttttgttgacttttaagCTGAAAAACAACTGTATTTTGGAGATGTATTAGAGACCAAAGGTAAATTAACAAGCTAAAAACCTGAAAAAATTAactgaaataatttttttttattttttcagttGGCTTAAAAATCACTTACtgaatactttttttatttaagctTTTAACCAAGcaacaaattaaaaacttaaaaccAACCAAAAAGCGAATATACAAACACCCCAAGTAATAAATGTTGGTCTTATGaaatactaatattattatGCATTCAAAGTTGAAAGTTGGGATTTACATGTCGGTTGTTTGGGTAAATAATTTTACTACTTCAGTTTTTGAATTATTGTCATAATTATTTGGAGAAGATCGCATGTGGCTCATATTGGTTTAGTTTTTGAGTTACTTTAAACTTAAAAGACTATGATTTCGTATAATTATTTACGAATCCTTATGTGAAATTTTGAATTAACGATttggtaattaaaaaaataaaatgattttaacTTTATAGTAAAGAATAAAAACTAGGAGTAACAAAACAAAAGGGAATATACTTATAAATTTATACAAACTTCTGTGTCAGATAATCTCACCTAATACGCTTTTTATATATggactattttaatttaattattagcatataaatTCTTTGTTTTGAAATCGTCTCATCGAAAGAATAGTTTTTCCATTTACAGCTCCTAGAAAATCGAAATATTTCAGTTGTTTTAGTGATCAAACAAACACcacttttcaaaaaattattgaatCAACATTCAGTATTTCTTTTTTTGGTCTACTTTGTAATCAAATAAACTGAATTGATTTGAATAAATTTGGTGGGTTTATTGTCGTGTTCTCATGTGATTTAGCTAAAGAAATTATGTTCTTTTTAGAAACTACTCTACTCCTTTATGTTAATTCTTAAGAAGTTCATCTCAATGTTTTTGTAATTAAGGTTCTGTCGTTGTTGTATTTTAGTAATTGTTAAGAAGTTGAtctaaattttttaaagaataaCTTGtgaattataatcttaaagtttacaatttttgcgaattacaactttaatatttattttttttaaattacagcTACTAAAGTATTTAAGTAAAATCATGAAATTTTGACCACTTAATTTATAGACGTGACAACTAAACTGGTCAAAATTATGGAAATTGTAACCTAAACGCCGTAAACTTGATACTTTAACatttgtaattcgcaaaaaaataaatattaatattataattctgAAAAACCTAAATTTTAAAGTcgtaatttacaaattatatttttgaaattggaaCTTTGAAATAAAAACTCCATCATCATTGTCGTAGTACGTTAATTGTTAAGAAGCATTAATAGCTGGCATTTGTTAAGCATGTTAAACCCTGAACCAACTCTGGAATTTGTCATTACATAAAAACTACTTATCTAAACCATTCATTTCAGTTGGTTAAACCAACCTGGACCGTCCACGTGTCAGTCATTAGTCAGTCTTCAACGTGGCTGTCGGACTCTTTACTGCATGTCCTTATCTTCCTCTCATGACCATCCCATTACAGCCCTCTGCTTTTCAACTATTTTTGTAtcctttttatgattattttttcttttgctcCATCACTTTTTAGTctatttaatgaaaaatgaaaataattttaataaaattttttttggaatttttctattttaaatgGGTTACTAATTCTATCCCAATGGGTATTTCTCATCTCTCATtctaattcgtctcaatatatatttaccGTCGATAAAATTAAATCTATGTAGGATGAAAATTCTTGCTAATAATTAGGTTTGATCCTTAGCACCTTGTGTTGAAGGTGACTGCTCAACCAACTAAACAAAATTCAATTCTTACACTGTTGTCGTACTATTagattttaatcatttttaagtgttgttattTGGACTACTCATTAGATCCGCGCCTAGTGACGAGATTGTATACTGAATCCACTAGCTAAAATATATAATCacgaaataaaaattacaaacgAAGTTCCTCTAGTAAGGTCCATCAAAAATATCGTTtgattttatatgtatataattattgTATTTTTCCTCACTTTACTATCAAAATTACTTGTTAAACCccataattatataatagtaatatttattttctcaTGGGTAAAAGATGGAACAAACTTTTTATTATATCGTGTCTCCTAGTCCACGGTTACAATCCTATGTAAaccttaatattttaattgtttaattgcAATGGAAAGGATTTTAAAAGAGCAATCAAAACAAACATTTACATATGGAGATTAATATACTCATAAAATCCTCATTTGATCCCATAAAATAAGTTACTCAACttaatttaacaatttaatATAACGATTATACTAATGGTCTGTTTAGtaattggtattaaatggtgggaatgcGAATGAACTTTTCATGTAAATTAATgttcatggtaatga
Protein-coding sequences here:
- the LOC130805935 gene encoding inactive leucine-rich repeat receptor-like serine/threonine-protein kinase At1g60630 isoform X1, with the protein product MHLIFLLLCVILPSSMAEINDANALLDLKSTIDPQNSLPWNKDSDPCTWEGVKECIKGRVSKLVVENSYLTGTINGGKLSLLSQLRVLSFKSNNLTGNIPDMSRLFNLKVLYLNLNEFTGPFPNSLSSLHRLKTIVLSNNKLSGKLPSSISEIPRLYMLYLDGNQFTGEIPELNQTSLKFLNLSNNRFSGEIPRTVALLQFNKSSFMNNVDLCGVQIECNLGPAMSIPPLKRHHNHRLSHKTKIILIAGISGGIALILIGLVLGIFFCKRRPGRSGKKNGRVEETGPSALPGEEREKGEPSGGERKGAGFSWEGDKIGKLVFIGEEEMNYDMEDLLKASAETLGRGRIGSTYKAVMESGYIVTVKRLKDATYPRLDEFTRHLLVLGRLKHPNIVPLRAYFQAKEERLLVFDYFPNGSLFSLLHGNRPSGGGKPLHWTSCLKIAEDLATGLLYIHQNFGLVHGNLKSSNVLLGSDFESCLTDYGLHSFRNPESAEEPSTASLFYSAPECRDYRKLPTQQADVYSFGVLLLELMTGRTPFQDLVEEHGTDIPKWVKSVREEETESGEGSSGNETSEEKLRALLSIAMACVAVSPKSRPEMKDVLRMIRDTRAEAHISSNNSSDHSPGRWSDTVQSLPREEHLSI
- the LOC130805935 gene encoding inactive leucine-rich repeat receptor-like serine/threonine-protein kinase At1g60630 isoform X2; this encodes MHLIFLLLCVILPSSMAEINDANALLDLKSTIDPQNSLPWNKDSDPCTWEGVKECIKGRVSKLVVENSYLTGTINGGKLSLLSQLRVLSFKSNNLTGNIPDMSRLFNLKVLYLNLNEFTGPFPNSLSSLHRLKTIVLSNNKLSGKLPSSISEIPRLYMLYLDGNQFTGEIPELNQTSLKFLNLSNNRFSGEIPRTVALLQFNKSSFMNNVDLCGVQIECNLGPAMSIPPLKRHHNHRLSHKTKIILIAGISGGIALILIGLVLGIFFCKRRPGRSGKKNGRVEETGPSALPGEEREKGEPSGGERKGGFSWEGDKIGKLVFIGEEEMNYDMEDLLKASAETLGRGRIGSTYKAVMESGYIVTVKRLKDATYPRLDEFTRHLLVLGRLKHPNIVPLRAYFQAKEERLLVFDYFPNGSLFSLLHGNRPSGGGKPLHWTSCLKIAEDLATGLLYIHQNFGLVHGNLKSSNVLLGSDFESCLTDYGLHSFRNPESAEEPSTASLFYSAPECRDYRKLPTQQADVYSFGVLLLELMTGRTPFQDLVEEHGTDIPKWVKSVREEETESGEGSSGNETSEEKLRALLSIAMACVAVSPKSRPEMKDVLRMIRDTRAEAHISSNNSSDHSPGRWSDTVQSLPREEHLSI